The genomic segment GAAGTGGATAAGGTTTTAGTTGTAGCGCCTAAACGAGTAGCCGAAAGCACATGGAAAGAAGAGATCGAGAAATGGGACCATCTGAAGCATCTGAAATTGTCTTTAGTGCTTGGTAGTGAAAAGGAACGCAAGCACGCATTACAGCAACAGGCAGACATCTATGTGATCAACCGGGAAAACCTGGTATGGCTGGTAGCTTATTATGGCGGAGCGTGGCCGTTTGATATGGTAGTACTGGACGAGCTGTCTAGCTTTAAGTCACCTAAGTCTGCGAGGTTTAAAGCCATGAGGCAGGTAAGGCCTAAAGTGAAACGTATCGTCGGCCTGACGGGCACACCCGCCCCCAACAGTTTGTTAGATCTCTGGGCGCCCATGTATCTGTTGGATATGGGTGAAAGATTGGGTAAAACTATCGGCAGCTATAGGGATAAGTATTTTAAGCCAAACAGACGAAACGGCCATGTGGTGTATGACTACGTGATAAAGAAAGAAGACAAGTTGTTAGGTGAAGATATTTACGTGAAAGAGATCTATGAGAAAATAGGGGATATCTGCATCAGCATGAAGGCCAAGGACTGGTTAAACTTACCGGAACGAATGGACATCGATGTTCCTGTGCATCTGAGTCCGGTAACGCAGAAGTTGTATAACGATTTTGAACGTACGCAAATATTGGCTTTAGGCGACCTGGAGCACATATCAGCAGTAAATGCAGGGGCTCTAACTAACAAGCTACTACAGTTTGCCGGCGGCGCGATCTATAAAGATGACGGATATCATATTGTGCATGATGAAAAGCTGGACGCACTGGAAGAATTGATTGAAGACAATCCGAATGAAACGATACTGATCGCCTACTGGTATGAGCACGAATTAGAAAGGCTAAAAAAGCGGCTAGCTAAATACGGTGCCGAAACCTTTAAAGGGGATGAGACCAAACGTCGGTGGAATGAGGGCAAGATCCGTATCCTGCTGGCGCATCCCGCGAGTGTTGGACACGGATTAAACCTGCAATATGGTGGCCACGTACTGATCTGGTATAGCCAAATATGGAGCCTAGAGCTATATCAGCAGTTTGTAACCCGACTAGACAGGCAGGGACAAGTTTTTACAGTTCGAAACTATCGGCTTATAGCGATGAACACGATGGACCAGGATGTTATCAAATCACAAGACTTAAAATCAGGAGGCCAGGAAGCCTTAATGCAGGCAGTAAAAGCGAGAATACAGAAGTACCGGAACGCGGTAGCAGCATAAAACCAAAACACAACAACATGGATAAGAACAAATTACTGAGAACGATTATTGAGACTGTAGCCACTATGCAAAATGTAACCCCTGAGGATATAGGAAACGCCAAATGGCAAAGCAAGCGATGGGGGATAAGCCGTCGATGCCCCACAAAAATAGCGATCGCAAAGCAGATCGTGTGTTACCTGTCGGTCAAATACCCCATCCGTTTTGAATTACTGAAAGTAGGGGATATTGGTTTGGCCGTGGGGCATAAAGATCATAAGAGCGTTAGAAAATATTACAAGATCACGGCTAATCGGATGGATGTAGATATGGATTTCTGTACAACAGTACTGGATACCGAACAACTTTTTCTGAAAAACGTAATGTGCGTCTATAACAACTTTTCCGGGGTAAATAGCTAATCTACTTTTGTTGTATGGGATTTACTAATCCAAATAAGATTTTCATTCGTCCGCTGCATTTGCAGGAGATAATCGATGCTTACCCTGTAGGTAGTACAGAAGCTACAACAGCGGCGTCTATCAAAGCGGACCTTGAAGCACTGATTAACTCAGGGGTTAACGATGTAACAGATCCTGATAACCCGATCATATTCGACGCACGCACGATCGTAGATGCGAAATGCGGGGGCAACGGGTATTATAGCAAGCAGGAAGATACCCAGAACGAAGCAGACGCGGATGTGAAACGTCTTTGCAATAGTTGCGGAGCCTGGGGTAAAGTGTCGGTGTCCAATACGCCGATCAAAACCTGGACAGTTTCTGAAGAACCTAAAACGGAGGTATAGCATGGGGGCTTTAAAAGACAAACAAGAGATTTTTTGTAAGGAATATCTGAAAGACCTGAATGGCACACAGGCAGCGATAAGGGCGGGATATAGCGAAAAGACTGCGAACCGTATTGCCTCTGAGATATTGTCGAAACCTGTCATACGTACGCGTATCAAGGAATTGATGGATGAACGCAGCAAGAATATTCTCATAGATTCTGAATACGTAGTAAGCTCACTGATCAATGTCGCTACCCGCTGTCAGCAGGGTGAGCCCGTAATGGTATGGGATCCTGAAGCAAAGTGCATGAAGGAAACAGGAGAATGGCAGTTTGACAGTACAGGTGCTAACAGGGCCTTAGAGCTAATAGGCAAACACCTGGGTATGTTTACAGAGAAAGTGCAGCATAGCGGCAACGTGAATACAGGCGGGGTGAACGAAGAACAATTCGCAAAACTTTTAGAGATAGCGAGGAGTAATGCAAGAACTGCACCCGGTAAAGGCAAGTGAGTGGATAAAATTCACCGAAGAAGATAAGGCCCTGCTCAAGCAATGCGGGGCCGTTCCTGTAAATGA from the Candidatus Dependentiae bacterium genome contains:
- a CDS encoding DEAD/DEAH box helicase, translating into MRYTPHQYQDFATKHLIDNPAAGLFLEMGLGKTVSTLTGIDELKYNRLEVDKVLVVAPKRVAESTWKEEIEKWDHLKHLKLSLVLGSEKERKHALQQQADIYVINRENLVWLVAYYGGAWPFDMVVLDELSSFKSPKSARFKAMRQVRPKVKRIVGLTGTPAPNSLLDLWAPMYLLDMGERLGKTIGSYRDKYFKPNRRNGHVVYDYVIKKEDKLLGEDIYVKEIYEKIGDICISMKAKDWLNLPERMDIDVPVHLSPVTQKLYNDFERTQILALGDLEHISAVNAGALTNKLLQFAGGAIYKDDGYHIVHDEKLDALEELIEDNPNETILIAYWYEHELERLKKRLAKYGAETFKGDETKRRWNEGKIRILLAHPASVGHGLNLQYGGHVLIWYSQIWSLELYQQFVTRLDRQGQVFTVRNYRLIAMNTMDQDVIKSQDLKSGGQEALMQAVKARIQKYRNAVAA
- a CDS encoding terminase small subunit; the encoded protein is MGALKDKQEIFCKEYLKDLNGTQAAIRAGYSEKTANRIASEILSKPVIRTRIKELMDERSKNILIDSEYVVSSLINVATRCQQGEPVMVWDPEAKCMKETGEWQFDSTGANRALELIGKHLGMFTEKVQHSGNVNTGGVNEEQFAKLLEIARSNARTAPGKGK